The following proteins come from a genomic window of Paenibacillus swuensis:
- the purT gene encoding formate-dependent phosphoribosylglycinamide formyltransferase yields MSYGSPLGHYARKIMLLGAGELGKEVILEAQRLGVETIAVDRYANAPAMQVAHRSHVINMLDGEQLRNVIELERPDLIVPEIEAIATATLQELEGEGFRIIPTARASRLTMDREGIRRLAAETLGLPTAKYEFADSLEELKQAVEKMGTPCVIKPIMSSSGKGQSVCRAFEEAEACWELAMEGGRAKKTRVIVEEFIRFDSEITLLTVRSVSGTTFCAPIGHIQKDGDYIESWQPHQMTEAQLLEAQNIAKTVTDELGGYGLYGVELFLTGNGVYFSEVSPRPHDTGLVTLVTQDLSEFALHVRAILGFPVTGVRLLTPGATHTLKADRDTTQFKIGGVEEALAVDNTQVRVFGKPETKVGRRMAVALSSADTVKQARELATKAASALQVEYL; encoded by the coding sequence ATGAGTTATGGATCACCGCTAGGACACTACGCAAGAAAGATTATGTTATTGGGTGCCGGCGAACTGGGCAAGGAAGTCATTCTTGAAGCACAGCGGTTAGGCGTCGAGACGATCGCGGTGGATCGATACGCGAACGCGCCGGCCATGCAGGTGGCGCACAGATCGCATGTGATCAACATGCTGGACGGCGAGCAGCTGCGCAATGTGATTGAACTAGAACGGCCGGATCTAATCGTGCCGGAAATTGAAGCGATTGCGACAGCGACGTTGCAAGAGCTGGAAGGTGAAGGCTTCCGCATCATCCCGACAGCACGCGCTTCGCGCCTGACGATGGATCGCGAGGGCATTCGCCGTCTCGCGGCTGAAACGTTAGGCTTGCCAACCGCGAAGTATGAGTTTGCCGACTCCCTGGAGGAGTTGAAGCAAGCGGTGGAGAAGATGGGTACGCCTTGCGTAATCAAGCCCATCATGAGCTCCTCCGGCAAAGGTCAGAGCGTATGCCGTGCTTTTGAAGAAGCCGAAGCGTGCTGGGAACTGGCGATGGAAGGCGGACGCGCGAAGAAAACACGAGTAATCGTGGAGGAGTTTATCCGTTTTGACAGCGAGATTACGTTGTTGACCGTGCGGTCTGTGAGCGGCACGACGTTCTGCGCACCGATCGGACATATTCAGAAGGACGGCGATTATATCGAATCGTGGCAGCCTCATCAAATGACCGAGGCGCAATTGCTGGAAGCTCAGAATATTGCCAAGACCGTAACCGATGAACTTGGCGGATACGGCCTGTACGGTGTTGAGCTGTTCTTAACGGGAAACGGTGTGTACTTCAGCGAAGTGTCGCCGCGCCCGCACGACACCGGGCTGGTTACGCTGGTGACGCAAGATCTTTCCGAGTTCGCGTTGCATGTGCGCGCGATTCTCGGGTTTCCGGTCACCGGCGTGCGCCTGCTGACGCCGGGTGCGACGCACACGTTGAAAGCGGATCGCGATACAACCCAGTTCAAGATCGGCGGCGTCGAGGAAGCTTTGGCGGTGGACAACACGCAAGTTCGCGTGTTTGGTAAGCCGGAGACGAAGGTCGGCCGCCGCATGGCTGTCGCGTTGAGCTCAGCCGACACTGTGAAGCAAGCTCGCGAGCTAGCCACAAAAGCCGCATCGGCCTTGCAGGTGGAGTATCTGTAA
- a CDS encoding agmatinase family protein, giving the protein MGFFDNHGLNYRKTREEAGFNREDLHGIQAAEKEATLSFARHEEQVKRNLELGLEAAESIGDRTISTFSRGELPHYAGINTFLKMPYLEDVNKVGDYDVAVMGVPFDIGTTYRSGTRFGPQAIRRISALYQTYNYEMGVDLREQLKICDLGDVFTIANIEKSFDQISKAVSHVMGKGTMPIILGGDHSIGYPCVRGVAENVEGNIGIIHLDRHIDIQEKDMDERMHTTPWFHATNIPNAPAVNLVQIGIGGWQVPRAGVQVGRERGTTIMTINDVETLGIEKVAEMALEVAWKGAKAVYLSFDIDSIDCGFVPGTGWPEPGGFLPREALKLMQLVAKEGLCAMEVVEVAPAYDISDTTALLATRAVLDVLATMVDNGKIGGK; this is encoded by the coding sequence ATGGGATTTTTCGATAATCATGGTTTAAACTACCGCAAGACAAGAGAGGAAGCCGGTTTCAACAGGGAAGATTTGCACGGCATTCAAGCCGCGGAGAAAGAAGCGACATTATCTTTTGCACGTCATGAAGAGCAGGTGAAGCGTAATTTGGAGCTGGGTCTGGAGGCTGCGGAAAGCATAGGGGACCGCACCATTTCCACATTCAGCCGCGGAGAGCTGCCGCATTATGCCGGAATCAATACATTCCTGAAGATGCCTTACCTTGAAGATGTCAACAAAGTCGGCGATTATGATGTGGCGGTTATGGGTGTGCCTTTTGACATTGGAACTACGTATCGCTCGGGTACCCGCTTCGGTCCGCAGGCGATCAGACGAATCAGTGCCTTATACCAAACTTATAACTATGAAATGGGCGTGGACCTCAGAGAACAACTGAAAATCTGCGATCTCGGCGATGTGTTCACGATTGCCAATATTGAGAAGAGCTTTGATCAAATTTCCAAGGCGGTATCCCATGTTATGGGGAAAGGCACGATGCCGATTATTCTGGGCGGGGATCATTCCATCGGTTACCCGTGTGTGCGAGGCGTGGCCGAGAATGTGGAAGGTAATATCGGGATTATCCACTTGGACCGTCATATCGACATTCAGGAGAAGGATATGGATGAGCGTATGCATACGACACCATGGTTCCATGCGACCAACATTCCGAATGCGCCGGCTGTGAATCTGGTACAAATCGGGATCGGCGGCTGGCAGGTTCCTCGGGCAGGCGTTCAAGTTGGCCGTGAGCGCGGTACGACGATAATGACGATTAACGATGTGGAAACACTGGGGATCGAGAAAGTGGCGGAGATGGCGTTGGAAGTGGCGTGGAAAGGGGCAAAAGCCGTTTACTTAAGCTTCGATATCGATTCCATCGATTGCGGCTTCGTTCCCGGTACAGGTTGGCCGGAGCCCGGTGGCTTCCTGCCTCGCGAGGCGTTGAAGCTGATGCAGCTGGTAGCCAAAGAAGGACTGTGCGCCATGGAAGTGGTTGAAGTCGCGCCTGCTTATGATATCAGCGATACTACGGCATTGTTGGCGACCCGCGCCGTCCTTGATGTACTGGCAACCATGGTCGATAACGGGAAAATTGGAGGGAAATAA
- a CDS encoding ABC transporter ATP-binding protein yields the protein MNDAATTLQASEQPQILITGLSKRYETRKTTFEALKGIELTVPKQQFISILGPSGCGKSTLLRILAGLEDASDGEISVEGNTVLGPGADRGMVFQGYTLFPWLTVRQNIEYGPKLKGLTIFERRRISDHYLRIIRLEKFANAFPKELSGGMKQRVAIARALANKPKVLLMDEPFGALDAQTKLEMQEMLLDVWVKEKTTVVFITHDIDEAIFLSQRVLVMGANPGRITGDFQVALPEGRSQDVKELFEFIQLKKKLSSMLKHH from the coding sequence ATGAATGATGCCGCAACTACCCTGCAAGCTAGTGAGCAACCGCAAATTCTGATAACTGGGCTGAGCAAAAGGTATGAAACCCGCAAAACTACCTTTGAAGCATTGAAGGGAATTGAACTGACCGTACCGAAACAACAATTTATCTCGATTCTGGGTCCTTCCGGTTGCGGCAAATCCACATTGCTGCGCATTCTTGCAGGACTTGAGGATGCATCGGACGGAGAAATCAGCGTAGAGGGCAACACCGTCTTGGGTCCGGGAGCCGACCGGGGGATGGTATTTCAGGGATACACGTTATTCCCGTGGCTTACGGTTCGCCAGAATATTGAATATGGACCGAAGCTTAAGGGACTTACAATTTTTGAACGACGCCGGATCTCCGACCACTATTTACGTATCATCCGGCTGGAGAAATTCGCGAACGCCTTCCCCAAAGAGCTTTCAGGCGGGATGAAGCAGCGGGTAGCCATCGCAAGGGCGTTGGCTAATAAACCCAAGGTGCTACTGATGGATGAACCATTCGGCGCGTTAGACGCCCAAACCAAGCTGGAGATGCAAGAGATGCTGCTGGACGTATGGGTGAAGGAAAAGACAACCGTTGTGTTCATCACCCATGATATTGACGAAGCGATTTTTCTATCGCAACGTGTTCTCGTGATGGGAGCGAATCCCGGACGGATCACCGGTGATTTTCAAGTGGCGTTGCCGGAGGGTCGTTCGCAGGATGTGAAGGAACTGTTCGAGTTTATCCAACTAAAAAAGAAACTGTCCTCGATGCTCAAGCATCATTAA
- a CDS encoding TPM domain-containing protein has product MKRIRTVTVKYILTLALTLCFAGAAMAAPQIPDPVGDIYIQDFAGVLSSEQKQTLTAIGRNLEDQTGAQIGLLTVQSLEGNAPEDYANAAFRKYALGNKEKNNGVLLLLAMEEREVRIEVGYGLEGAITDGRAGQILDTYAVPYLREGQAGQAMVTTYQALSARVGQEYGVQVTPVPEQPYTGTAPATGGFPLGWGMVGFIGLIILDAFFFKGRIMRTLFMLFLFRGGGGGGGRGGWGGGGGFRGGGGGSSGGGGAGRNW; this is encoded by the coding sequence ATGAAGCGGATCCGAACAGTTACCGTTAAGTACATTCTAACTTTAGCATTAACCCTCTGTTTCGCTGGTGCGGCCATGGCTGCTCCGCAAATCCCCGACCCGGTCGGGGATATTTACATCCAGGACTTCGCTGGCGTATTGTCTTCTGAGCAAAAGCAGACTCTGACCGCCATCGGACGGAACCTGGAGGATCAGACAGGCGCGCAGATCGGATTGCTGACGGTCCAATCGCTTGAAGGGAACGCGCCGGAAGATTACGCCAACGCGGCGTTTCGCAAATACGCGCTGGGGAACAAAGAGAAGAACAACGGCGTGTTGCTGTTGCTGGCTATGGAAGAGCGCGAAGTTCGCATTGAGGTTGGTTACGGTCTCGAAGGAGCCATCACCGATGGCAGGGCCGGGCAGATTCTCGATACTTACGCTGTACCTTATCTGCGCGAGGGTCAAGCCGGTCAGGCGATGGTGACAACTTATCAGGCGCTCAGCGCTCGTGTGGGGCAGGAATATGGCGTACAGGTCACGCCCGTACCGGAGCAACCCTACACGGGTACCGCTCCCGCCACTGGCGGCTTCCCGCTGGGTTGGGGAATGGTCGGCTTTATCGGGCTGATCATTCTGGACGCCTTCTTCTTTAAAGGCCGTATTATGCGGACACTCTTTATGCTGTTTCTGTTTCGCGGCGGCGGCGGTGGCGGTGGACGCGGCGGCTGGGGCGGCGGAGGCGGTTTCCGCGGCGGCGGGGGTGGAAGTTCCGGCGGCGGCGGCGCGGGCCGGAACTGGTAA
- a CDS encoding serine hydrolase domain-containing protein, whose translation MLPRSTPEAQGMTSRSIFDLIEALQDVELHSLMIVRHGQVTAEGWWSPYQADYPHMLFSLSKSFTSTAIGFAAAEGLLSLDAPVIGFFPDEIPDVVSPHLKAMKVRHLLTMATGHEVEPTDQFWLEKEVPWVRTFLASNVEHAPGSRFVYNSAATYMLSAILHRVTGEHLLSYLEPRLLKPLGINNATWENCPAGIAVGGWGMSITTEDIAKVGQLYLQNGQWEGAQLLPQGWVEEASAKHIANGEDVNNDWNQGYGYQLWRCRHNAYRADGAFGQFCVVVPDHDLVVVTTSGLQDMSKVLNAIWEKLLPGITTDTLPPNEVDFTELNNRLQLLKLEPPRLVPNASAEEWCSNREYVITPNERGIESIEFGFGEERATLNITNTYGKQRIALGRETWESSTARLYQDTDQRIEGSFTWRDELSLVFTIRYVEKPWAETCTCEFGEDEIVISIMPNVSFGPLEEVPIRGKAVSRLV comes from the coding sequence ATGTTGCCGAGATCCACACCGGAAGCTCAAGGCATGACTTCCCGATCCATATTTGATCTGATCGAGGCTTTGCAAGATGTGGAGCTTCACAGTCTGATGATTGTCCGGCACGGGCAAGTGACGGCCGAGGGCTGGTGGTCGCCTTATCAAGCCGACTATCCGCATATGCTGTTTTCGCTAAGCAAAAGCTTCACTTCCACCGCCATCGGGTTCGCCGCAGCGGAAGGCCTGTTATCACTGGATGCGCCTGTAATCGGCTTTTTCCCCGATGAAATACCTGATGTTGTATCTCCGCATCTGAAAGCAATGAAAGTTCGCCATCTGCTAACAATGGCCACGGGTCATGAGGTGGAACCGACAGACCAGTTCTGGTTGGAGAAGGAAGTTCCGTGGGTACGTACATTTTTGGCATCGAATGTGGAGCACGCCCCTGGATCCCGCTTCGTATATAACAGCGCGGCAACATATATGCTGTCCGCGATACTTCATCGCGTTACGGGGGAGCACCTGTTGTCGTACCTGGAGCCGCGGCTGTTGAAGCCGCTGGGGATTAACAATGCTACATGGGAAAACTGTCCTGCCGGAATCGCCGTAGGCGGATGGGGAATGAGCATTACGACGGAGGATATCGCCAAGGTTGGACAGCTTTATCTGCAGAACGGACAATGGGAAGGCGCTCAGTTACTGCCGCAAGGTTGGGTGGAAGAAGCATCGGCGAAACACATTGCTAACGGTGAGGATGTAAACAACGATTGGAATCAAGGCTATGGCTATCAATTATGGCGTTGCCGTCATAACGCTTATCGCGCCGACGGCGCCTTCGGGCAATTCTGCGTTGTTGTTCCGGACCATGATTTGGTTGTAGTGACAACTTCAGGTTTGCAGGATATGAGCAAGGTGCTGAACGCCATATGGGAGAAGCTGCTTCCGGGAATAACGACGGATACATTGCCGCCGAATGAGGTAGACTTTACGGAATTAAACAACCGACTTCAGCTCTTGAAGCTGGAGCCGCCTCGACTAGTGCCGAATGCCTCTGCCGAGGAGTGGTGTAGCAATCGCGAGTATGTAATTACGCCGAATGAACGAGGCATTGAATCCATTGAATTTGGATTTGGAGAAGAAAGAGCAACACTAAACATTACAAATACATATGGGAAACAAAGGATCGCGTTAGGACGTGAAACGTGGGAAAGCAGCACCGCTAGGTTGTACCAAGATACGGATCAGCGAATCGAGGGAAGTTTCACTTGGCGCGACGAACTATCGTTGGTCTTTACAATCAGATACGTGGAAAAGCCCTGGGCTGAGACCTGCACATGTGAATTCGGCGAGGATGAAATTGTAATTTCGATTATGCCCAATGTGTCGTTTGGACCTCTCGAAGAGGTTCCGATAAGAGGGAAGGCGGTAAGCCGCCTTGTGTAA
- a CDS encoding ABC transporter permease, with protein MKRRPHFQIFKPLPPLAFFGFTTASFVILLALWSLLSYMEWVNPVFLPTPLAVLTHLFEQLGTQAYWGDIGISILRVSAGFTLACVIGIPLGILAGTFKAGEAFIEPPMEFIRYMPAVAFIPLIMVWAGIGEWAKILLIFIGCFFQLVLMVADLTRQVSKDLLQASFTLGAGRWKAVETVLIPAIRPGLMNTLRLILGWAWTYLVVAELVAASSGLGYDIMKAQRFLNTEQIFVGIIVIGLLGLISDRIFAFLNKRLFPWT; from the coding sequence ATGAAGCGAAGGCCCCATTTCCAAATTTTCAAACCGCTCCCCCCACTTGCTTTCTTCGGATTTACAACAGCTTCTTTTGTTATTCTGTTGGCTCTATGGTCCTTGCTAAGCTATATGGAGTGGGTGAACCCGGTGTTTCTGCCTACCCCTTTAGCCGTGTTAACTCATTTGTTTGAGCAACTCGGCACACAAGCTTACTGGGGAGACATCGGCATCAGTATACTCCGTGTAAGCGCCGGGTTCACGCTTGCTTGTGTCATAGGCATACCCCTTGGCATACTGGCGGGGACGTTTAAGGCGGGCGAAGCCTTTATTGAACCGCCGATGGAGTTTATCCGCTACATGCCTGCGGTAGCCTTCATTCCGCTGATTATGGTTTGGGCGGGAATCGGCGAATGGGCGAAAATTCTTCTCATCTTCATCGGTTGCTTCTTTCAACTGGTATTAATGGTAGCCGACCTTACACGCCAAGTTTCGAAGGATTTGCTGCAAGCCTCCTTTACCCTTGGGGCCGGCAGGTGGAAGGCTGTTGAAACTGTGCTGATTCCTGCCATACGCCCGGGTTTAATGAACACGCTCCGGCTCATTCTCGGTTGGGCATGGACGTATTTAGTGGTTGCGGAGCTGGTTGCGGCAAGCAGCGGCTTAGGCTATGACATTATGAAGGCCCAGCGGTTTCTGAATACCGAGCAAATTTTTGTCGGCATCATTGTCATTGGTTTGCTTGGATTAATCAGCGACCGGATTTTTGCCTTCCTTAACAAGAGACTTTTCCCTTGGACCTAA
- a CDS encoding energy-coupling factor ABC transporter permease has product MHIPDGFLDTKTWVTTTAAGACALGYALNKSKLELSRKQVPTIALVGSFIFAAQMINFPIAGATSGHFLGGTLASILFGPAVGIIIMAAVLIIQAFFFQDGGITVLGANILCTGVIGSLAGYGMYRLGMGAIGGKFRFAVTFISAWFSLVLAAASVSLLLIWSGYPAGSVFTAMVGWHSIIGIGEGAITAMVAAYLVERKITIPSEVTA; this is encoded by the coding sequence ATGCATATACCTGACGGGTTTTTGGATACGAAGACATGGGTTACGACAACGGCAGCAGGGGCATGCGCTTTAGGATACGCCTTGAACAAATCCAAGCTGGAGCTGTCACGCAAGCAGGTACCCACCATCGCGTTGGTAGGCTCCTTCATCTTCGCGGCTCAAATGATCAACTTTCCGATTGCGGGCGCAACCTCGGGACATTTTCTCGGCGGAACATTGGCTTCGATCCTGTTCGGTCCGGCTGTGGGCATTATCATTATGGCGGCCGTGCTGATCATCCAGGCTTTCTTCTTCCAGGACGGAGGAATCACGGTGCTTGGAGCGAATATATTGTGCACGGGTGTCATTGGTTCGCTCGCCGGGTACGGCATGTACCGGTTGGGAATGGGTGCGATTGGCGGCAAGTTCAGGTTTGCGGTCACGTTTATCTCGGCCTGGTTCTCGCTGGTGTTGGCCGCCGCGTCCGTGTCCTTGCTGCTCATCTGGTCGGGGTACCCCGCCGGCAGTGTATTTACCGCAATGGTCGGCTGGCACAGTATCATCGGAATTGGTGAAGGGGCGATCACGGCAATGGTCGCGGCTTATCTGGTTGAACGTAAAATTACGATTCCATCCGAGGTGACGGCATGA
- the cbiQ gene encoding cobalt ECF transporter T component CbiQ: protein MIGKITINPNEAERLKAIIAKPAHRLLVIMGLLIGTVSVNSLAVLSWTAGIFLFIMLWCNVPLRYIVSRLLLLIPFGLAAVLLPFSTAGEVVYTGWFGLRVTAEGLDKSGLILLKLVNANLLIAYLVAVTPMFDLIKSLRAIGVPAVMVELIGMMLRYFFLLTEEVQGMVKAQRSRGLNMKGWLWSVATYRRFGQLLGVLFIRALSRSRRIYNSISARGGFEVAGVPDHAAGLRKEGGRGRMAVELKDVCYRYGDAEVLHGVSFSIGRGAKVALMGPNGAGKSTLISLLNGLEEPSSGTVSIFGEVLTAKNREMARLKLGVVYQDPDDQIFSTTVEEDVAFGPRGQGLSEAEVEERVRVALGSVGMRELRKRSPFELSYGQKRRVAIAGVLAMRPDIIVLDEPMAFLDPKGRDDLQSLLEAMHLMGITLVVATHDVDFAAEWADEVLILKEGRLLASGGTDLLFDDAVIASADLHLPRLARPFRLLEGVDGAAARPKTVRQAAQMMWRLMVRRSEADAANSDVQKKEAGAK from the coding sequence ATGATCGGCAAAATAACGATAAATCCAAATGAAGCGGAGCGGTTAAAGGCGATCATCGCCAAACCTGCGCATCGATTATTGGTTATAATGGGACTCCTTATCGGGACCGTCTCTGTAAACAGCCTGGCTGTCCTTAGTTGGACAGCGGGCATTTTTCTATTTATCATGTTGTGGTGCAACGTACCTTTGCGGTATATTGTAAGCCGATTGCTGTTGCTGATTCCGTTTGGGTTGGCAGCGGTGCTGCTGCCTTTCTCAACAGCGGGGGAAGTTGTGTATACGGGATGGTTCGGTCTCCGAGTAACGGCGGAAGGGCTGGACAAATCGGGTCTGATCCTTTTGAAATTGGTAAATGCGAATCTGTTGATTGCTTATTTGGTTGCGGTAACCCCTATGTTCGATTTGATCAAAAGTTTGCGCGCCATCGGTGTGCCGGCCGTCATGGTCGAGCTGATCGGGATGATGCTGCGTTACTTCTTTCTGTTAACGGAGGAAGTCCAGGGCATGGTTAAAGCACAGCGTTCCCGGGGGCTGAACATGAAAGGCTGGTTGTGGTCGGTTGCCACTTATCGCCGGTTTGGTCAGTTGCTGGGCGTCTTGTTCATCCGGGCTTTGAGCCGCAGCCGGCGGATCTACAATTCCATTTCCGCTCGGGGCGGCTTTGAGGTCGCAGGTGTGCCGGATCATGCAGCGGGTTTGCGAAAGGAAGGGGGGCGAGGACGGATGGCGGTCGAGTTAAAGGATGTATGTTATCGCTACGGTGATGCTGAGGTGTTGCATGGAGTTTCGTTCTCCATTGGGCGAGGCGCGAAAGTCGCCTTAATGGGGCCGAACGGAGCGGGAAAATCCACATTGATTTCCCTGCTCAACGGGTTGGAAGAGCCGAGCAGCGGTACCGTTTCCATCTTCGGCGAAGTGTTGACGGCGAAGAACCGCGAGATGGCGAGGTTAAAGCTGGGGGTGGTGTACCAGGACCCCGACGACCAAATCTTCTCCACCACGGTGGAGGAGGACGTCGCCTTTGGTCCGCGGGGCCAGGGGTTGTCCGAAGCCGAGGTGGAGGAACGCGTGAGGGTCGCGCTCGGCTCGGTAGGCATGCGCGAGCTTCGCAAGCGCTCGCCGTTCGAGCTGAGCTATGGTCAGAAGCGCCGCGTTGCAATCGCTGGGGTGCTGGCCATGCGGCCCGATATCATCGTGCTCGATGAGCCGATGGCGTTTCTCGACCCGAAGGGGCGGGACGACCTGCAGTCGCTGCTGGAGGCGATGCACCTCATGGGCATTACGCTCGTGGTGGCGACGCATGACGTCGACTTTGCGGCGGAATGGGCCGACGAGGTGCTCATTCTGAAGGAGGGCCGCCTGCTGGCTAGCGGCGGGACCGACCTGCTCTTCGACGACGCGGTGATTGCGTCGGCGGATCTGCACCTGCCGCGTCTCGCGCGGCCGTTCCGGCTGCTCGAAGGCGTGGACGGCGCGGCGGCGCGGCCGAAGACGGTGCGGCAGGCGGCGCAGATGATGTGGCGTCTCATGGTGAGGCGCTCGGAGGCGGATGCCGCTAACTCGGATGTGCAGAAGAAGGAAGCGGGAGCGAAGTAG
- a CDS encoding LemA family protein, with product MKNKAIWIVLAVVVVLGLLFVTKYNSLVNAEENVNNKWAQVDNQLKRRADLIPNLVETVKGYAKQELEAIKLVTDARAKLAGARTPGEAADANNELSGALSRLLVITENYPNLKSDQNFRQLSDELAGTENRLAVARKDYNDEVTVFNKDIRRFPGSLIAGILGFEKKEYFEVSEAEREVPKVDFGS from the coding sequence ATGAAAAATAAAGCGATATGGATCGTTCTGGCCGTTGTTGTTGTATTGGGCTTATTGTTTGTGACGAAATACAACAGCTTGGTTAACGCGGAGGAAAATGTGAATAACAAATGGGCGCAGGTAGATAACCAACTGAAACGCAGAGCCGACTTGATTCCGAATTTGGTGGAGACGGTCAAAGGGTACGCCAAGCAAGAGTTGGAAGCCATTAAGCTGGTAACCGATGCCCGGGCCAAGCTGGCGGGTGCTCGCACCCCGGGTGAAGCAGCGGATGCGAATAACGAACTATCGGGTGCTCTGAGCCGATTGCTGGTAATTACGGAGAATTATCCGAATCTGAAGTCCGATCAGAACTTCCGTCAATTGTCCGATGAGCTTGCGGGAACGGAAAACCGACTCGCTGTGGCGCGCAAAGATTACAATGACGAAGTGACGGTGTTTAACAAGGATATTCGCCGGTTTCCGGGCAGCCTGATTGCGGGAATTCTAGGTTTTGAGAAGAAGGAGTACTTCGAAGTAAGCGAGGCGGAACGCGAAGTGCCTAAAGTCGACTTTGGGAGCTGA
- a CDS encoding PDGLE domain-containing protein, translated as MKQHISDGNKESEYALTRSKWKWIGMVAGTIVIAGVLSPYASSKPDGLDRVAEDHQFADQASPVFQWSPFPDYEAGSFASNALKVGTAGVLGIILVISVLYGITYLLAKRGMIHDRQNNDKSK; from the coding sequence ATGAAACAACATATAAGTGATGGGAACAAAGAGTCCGAATATGCTCTAACCCGCAGTAAATGGAAATGGATCGGCATGGTGGCGGGAACGATTGTAATTGCCGGAGTGCTCTCGCCGTACGCTTCTTCCAAACCCGACGGGTTGGACCGGGTCGCGGAAGATCACCAGTTTGCAGATCAAGCTTCGCCCGTGTTCCAGTGGTCTCCTTTTCCTGACTATGAGGCCGGCAGCTTTGCTTCCAATGCCCTCAAAGTTGGGACAGCGGGCGTCTTAGGCATCATCCTGGTCATATCCGTACTTTATGGAATCACTTACTTACTTGCGAAGCGGGGCATGATCCATGATCGGCAAAATAACGATAAATCCAAATGA
- a CDS encoding ABC transporter substrate-binding protein: MRKTITFSLAVMILMAAILSGCNSKNTAGGTDEPIKIALSPWPGWFFWYLVEEKGFFEKHDVNVKLEWFPVYSDSLQALSTGKVDANSQTLSDTLAPASKGIELSAVLVNDNSNGGDAIVSKPEIKTIADLKGKTVATELGTVDHLLLLTALDQNGMKESDIKYVNMTVNDAGPAFISGNTDASVLWEPFQTKAVKEGKGQVLFSSKDTPGLIPDLLVFRKEVTEKRGEEVQKIVDAWFDAMEYFKENEQEAIELMAKRAETTPEDFKLGLDSVKMFSVEDNLKAFEKTEDYTSLEYTGNKTAEFLKSLDMISDLPEVDQILEPKFVKDLAER; encoded by the coding sequence ATGAGAAAGACGATTACATTCAGCCTTGCGGTAATGATCCTTATGGCGGCAATTCTCTCCGGTTGCAATTCGAAAAATACGGCGGGGGGCACTGATGAACCGATCAAGATTGCGCTCAGTCCGTGGCCGGGGTGGTTTTTCTGGTATCTGGTGGAAGAGAAGGGTTTCTTCGAGAAACATGATGTGAACGTGAAATTGGAATGGTTCCCCGTCTATAGCGACTCCTTACAAGCGCTGTCCACCGGGAAAGTGGATGCGAACAGTCAGACCCTCAGCGACACGTTAGCACCGGCTTCCAAAGGCATTGAACTATCTGCTGTTCTTGTGAATGACAATTCCAACGGGGGGGATGCGATTGTCTCTAAACCTGAGATCAAGACCATTGCCGACCTGAAAGGCAAGACTGTAGCGACTGAGCTCGGCACAGTTGACCATCTATTGCTGCTGACGGCGCTCGATCAGAACGGCATGAAGGAATCCGATATCAAATATGTGAATATGACCGTAAACGATGCCGGGCCTGCCTTTATCAGCGGGAATACGGATGCGTCGGTGCTCTGGGAGCCTTTCCAGACGAAAGCTGTGAAGGAAGGCAAGGGACAGGTGCTCTTCTCCTCCAAAGATACACCGGGACTTATTCCGGACTTGCTGGTTTTCCGTAAGGAAGTAACGGAGAAACGCGGAGAAGAGGTACAGAAAATCGTAGATGCCTGGTTTGATGCAATGGAATATTTCAAAGAGAACGAACAGGAGGCGATTGAGTTGATGGCCAAACGCGCCGAAACAACACCTGAAGATTTCAAGCTGGGGCTAGACAGCGTGAAGATGTTCTCTGTGGAAGATAACCTGAAAGCATTCGAGAAAACAGAGGACTACACATCATTAGAATATACAGGCAACAAAACCGCTGAATTCTTAAAATCCCTGGATATGATTAGTGACTTGCCGGAAGTGGATCAAATTCTGGAACCTAAATTCGTAAAAGACTTGGCAGAGAGGTGA